In Glandiceps talaboti chromosome 4, keGlaTala1.1, whole genome shotgun sequence, a single window of DNA contains:
- the LOC144434250 gene encoding E3 ubiquitin-protein ligase TRIM71-like, which yields MESDLDQHLKTPTSCRNCNGGKGNLKLLPCLHSICMDCLQNALDARKYFKCPVDGKIINFHGNNIHCYPDNFLANNYFDYFVVKEQGSIPLCRKCYDSREPVVSWCSYCSLFLCQQCLDQHVQCRQQIYAIDYLRNSHHAKPKFYKRRISCPRHSLPATYFCEKCQQLVCKECQVADHTRYGGHVFRDTRDIYEKYRFSFQESVQKATDECKLLSTKKDKLTQHLKELRVRHQKLEQGIDEIYEEIIAHITAEREKVKCKLHKAFQIQTDVTKKDVSTIEDSIKHLQEVCTLSRDVVDEGSHTEFLSLRKQLSREIKERRCSLPAEGPVSKESNIYLKVNNQLKAQIMKCILGYIDVSLKYILPVVEAPTMVMVGESTVRITHFWRRTDKITVIVKILDPHSKDIKYHVQKSNEYTSDINFRPQTTGKHRVSITIKSNDENISNSEQDFEVLVNEPVLTFGGEETGNFNKPMGIICANEEVLVAGAGNGRVQIASQEGEIHHTECLPCTGITVTPDEQHIITVGQNSKHICIKYPGYVHKFTHDQFQRPYAVAADHHGHLFVADGDAGCVFMFTLDGTYIRQIGSKGDRFGQLQKPCSVTVNDVNEVAVCDLWGQYIQWYDMYGRPLRRFGSCWGSGPKFDGPRTLCIDNTGYMLVLDGWESGEKYHSKIMVFTSDEKLITEINGGEDTRWVSMAVSNDGHVFVTDYANHKVIKYRYR from the coding sequence ATGGAATCAGATTTAGATCAACATCTGAAAACACCTACATCATGTAGAAACTGTAATGGTGGGAAGGGAAATCTAAAACTTCTACCCTGTCTGCATTCAATATGTATGGACTGCCTACAAAATGCATTGGATGCAcgcaaatatttcaaatgtccTGTTGACGGAAAGATTATaaatttccatggaaacaatatCCATTGCTACCCGGACAATTTTCTAGCAAACAAttactttgattactttgtggTGAAAGAACAAGGATCAATTCCTCTATGTAGAAAGTGTTATGATTCACGAGAACCTGTTGTGTCTTggtgcagttactgttctttgtTTCTGTGTCAACAGTGTTTagatcaacatgtacaatgtcgaCAACAAATTTATGCCATTGATTATTTAAGAAATTCACACCATGCAAAACCAAAGTTTTACAAGCGAAGAATATCATGTCCTCGTCACAGTTTGCCAGCGACATACTTCTGTGAGAAATGTCAACAGTTGGTGTGTAAAGAATGTCAAGTTGCTGACCACACAAGATACGGTGGTCATGTCTTCCGAGATACAAGGGACATTTATGAGAAATACAGATTCAGTTTTCAGGAGTCAGTTCAGAAAGCTACAGACGAATGCAAACTACTATCAACGAAAAAAGACAAATTAACACAGCACCTTAAAGAATTGAGAGTAAGACATCAGAAGTTGGAACAAGGTATTGACGAGATATATGAAGAAATAATCGCACACATCACAGCTGAAAGGGAAAAGGTAAAATGCAAACTTCACAAAGCCTTTCAAATTCAGACTGATGTCACAAAAAAAGACGTGTCTACCATAGAGGACAGCATCAAACATCTACAGGAAGTCTGTACTTTGAGTAGAGATGTTGTAGATGAAGGTAGTCATACAGAGTTTCTATCCTTGAGAAAACAACTTTCAAGGGAAATAAAAGAGCGAAGGTGTTCCCTGCCAGCTGAAGGACCTGTCTCCAAAGAAAGCAACATATATTTGAAGGTCAACAATCAACTAAAAGCACAAATCATGAAATGCATTCTTGGTTACATTGATGTCAGTTTAAAATACATCTTGCCAGTTGTTGAAGCACCAACAATGGTAATGGTCGGTGAAAGTACAGTCAGAATTACTCATTTCTGGAGAAGAACAGACAAAATAACTGTTATAGTAAAGATACTAGACCCACATTCCAAAGATATAAAATATCATGTACAGAAGAGTAATGAATACACAAGTGATATCAATTTTCGACCACAGACAACTGGGAAACACCGTGTTTCCAtaacaatcaaatcaaacgatgAAAACATTAGTAATTCTGAACAAGACTTCGAAGTATTGGTTAATGAACCTGTGTTGACATTTGGTGGTGAAGAGACTGGAAACTTTAACAAACCAATGGGAATTATTTGTGCAAATGAGGAAGTGTTGGTGGCTGGTGCTGGTAATGGTCGAGTACAGATAGCTAGTCAGGAAGGTGAGATCCATCATACTGAATGCCTACCATGTACTGGTATCACAGTGACCCCAGATGAACAGCATATCATTACAGTTGGACAAAACTCCAAACATATCTGTATCAAGTATCCTGGCTATGTACATAAATTCACACATGACCAGTTCCAGAGACCATATGCTGTGGCTGCTGATCATCATGGACATCTTTTTGTTGCTGATGGCGATGCAGGTTGTGTATTCATGTTTACCCTAGATGGTACTTACATCAGACAAATTGGTAGTAAAGGTGATAGATTTGGTCAACTACAGAAACCTTGCAGTGTTACAGTGAATGATGTCAATGAAGTGGCTGTGTGTGACCTTTGGGGTCAATATATCCAATGGTATGACATGTATGGTCGACCACTACGTAGATTTGGATCATGCTGGGGATCTGGTCCAAAGTTTGATGGTCCTCGTACACTTTGCATTGACAACACTGGTTATATGCTTGTACTGGATGGGTGGGAGAGTGGAGAGAAGTATCACTCCAAGATCATGGTGtttacatctgatgagaagctGATTACTGAGATTAATGGTGGTGAAGACACCAGATGGGTATCCATGGCTGTCAGTAATGATGGACATGTATTCGTTACTGACTACGCTAACCACAAAGTAATCAAATACAGGTACCGCTGA